AGCGCTGAGTGAACTGGCCCGAACGTTCGACGGCGTCGAGCAAGCACACCCCCGGGTTCCCGCCGGGGCACTGACGGACGCCTTGGCCGGGCTCGACCCCGACGTCCGGGCAGCACTGGAAGAATCCATCTCACGTGCCCGGCGCTTTGCCGATGCCCAGCGGCCGGCCGACACCGATGTCGAACTCGGCGACGGGGCGGTGGTCAGCCAAAAATGGGTCCCGGTAGCGCGTGTGGGACTCTATGTGCCCGGCGGGCTGGCGGTCTACCCGTCCTCCGTCATTATGAACGTTGTTCCTGCCCTCGCGGCCGGCGTCGAATCCATCGCCCTGGCTTCGCCGCCGCAAAAGGACTTCAACGGACTCCCGCACCCCACGATCCTCGCCGCGGCATGCCTGCTGGGCATTAACGAGGTCTACGCGATCGGCGGCGCCCAGGCGATCGCCGCGTTCGCCTATGGCATCCCCGCCTCGGAGGGGAACGCCGGACTGGACCCGGTCGACGTTGTCACCGGCCCCGGCAACGTCTTCGTCGCCACTGCCAAACGCCTCGTCAAAGGTGTTGTGGGCATCGATTCCGAGGCCGGCACAACGGAAATTGCGATCCTGGCCGACGACTCGGCCCGGCCGGACCTCGTCGCGGCGGACCTGATCAGCCAGGCCGAGCACGACCCCAAAGCTGCGTCAGTTCTGGTCACGGATTCCGAGCTGCTCGCCGCCGCGGTTCGGGTGGAACTGGACCGTCAGGCGGCCCTGACCAAACACCGGGACAGGGTCCGCGAGGCGCTCTCCGGTCCGCAGTCCGGCGTTGTCCTGGTGGACAACCTCGACCAGGGCATTGCGGCGTGCAACGCCTACGCGGCCGAACACCTGGAAATTATGACGGCGGACGCTGCCAGTGTCGCGGGCCGGATCCGCAGCGCCGGGGCGATCTTTGTGGGCGACTACAGCCCGGTCAGCCTGGGCGACTACTGTGCCGGGTCAAACCATGTGCTGCCGACCAGCGGCACCGCGGCCTTCTCCTCGGGGTTGAACGTGACCACCTTCCTGCGGGCCATCCAGGTGGTTAACTACACCCGCGCGGCCTTGGAAGAGGTCAGCGGACACATCGTGAGCCTGGCTGGAGCCGAGGATCTGCCGGCGCACGGCGAAGCCGTCACCGCCCGCTTTGCCGGCGGTGCCTGACCACTACATGTAGTAATTACAGGATTGTTATTCGCCTACATCTAGTCGTAAACTGATAATGGAGACAAAAATGCTCCGCCGAACTACGGGTGTTCGCCCGCGTTTGGTCATCGGCCTGCGACAGGGGACGGAACGAGATGTATTGCCCGTTTTGCCGGAACCCTGATTCGCGGGTGGTCGACAGCCGGATAGCCGACGATGGCTCTGCCATCCGCCGCCGCCGGCAGTGCCCCGAGTGCGGCCGGCGTTTTACCACCGTCGAGACCACCAGCCTGAGCGTGATCAAGCGCTCCGGAGTCGGCGAGCCGTTCAGCCGCAGCAAAATCATCAACGGTGTCCGCAAGGCCTGCCAGGGCCGTCCCGTCACCGAGGACGACCTCGCCATGCTGGCCCAGGAAGTCGAGGAGACGATCCGGGCAGCCGGCGCCGCCGAAATCGACGCCCATGAAGTGGGTCTCGCAATCCTCAACCCGCTCCAGCGGCTCGATGAGGTGGCCTACCTGCGCTTCGCAAGTGTCTACCAGGCCTTCGAGTCCCTCGAGGACTTCGAGGCTGCCATTTCGCTGCTCCGCCACGAAGCCGAAAGCAAGGCCCGCGAAGGCCAGAGCCAGCAGAAGAGCCCGCTCTAGGGGCGTATCAGGAGCGCCGGCTCACAGACTCCGGTGGTGGCAGCGGAGGGGAAGCCGCGGCCACCACCGGCACCAATCAAGAAAAGAACCACCACTCCGGGTCGTCGCCAGCGCGCAGGACAACCCGGAGTGAGAGCCCATCCGGCTACTTGGCCAGTTGGTGCTGCAGCGCGATTTCGAGGGCCGCCCCGACGATTCCGGCGTCATTCTTCAGCTTGGCCGGCACAATCGGTGTGCGCAGCTGCAGCCGCGGCAGGTATTCGTCGGCGCGCTTCGAGATGCCGCCTCCGACGATGAACAATTCGGGGGAGAAGAGGAATTCCACGTGGGAGAAGTAGCGCTGCAGCAGAACGCTGTACTCCTCCCAGCTCAGTCCGTCCCGTTCCCGGGCAACGGCTGAGGCCTTGCTTTCGGCATCGAATCCGTCAATTTCGAGGTGGCCGAGTTCGGCATTCGGCACAAGCTTGCCATCGAAGATAAAGGCTGAACCGATCCCGGTGCCGAGCGTGATGACCAGCACGGTTCCTTTGACGGACTCGCCGGCGCCGAAGCGTGCCTCCGCCAGCCCGGCGGCATCGGCGTCGTTAATGACCTCAACCGGCCGCCCGAGGCGGGCGGTCAGCAGGGCATCGATGTCCATTTCCAGCCAGGACTTATC
This genomic window from Arthrobacter sp. EM1 contains:
- the hisD gene encoding histidinol dehydrogenase, whose product is MTLSADSSVPAATAPPAPAGLTFRTVDLRGQRLTLAGLRAAVPRAKAGAMADAEQTVLGIIATVRAGGFEALSELARTFDGVEQAHPRVPAGALTDALAGLDPDVRAALEESISRARRFADAQRPADTDVELGDGAVVSQKWVPVARVGLYVPGGLAVYPSSVIMNVVPALAAGVESIALASPPQKDFNGLPHPTILAAACLLGINEVYAIGGAQAIAAFAYGIPASEGNAGLDPVDVVTGPGNVFVATAKRLVKGVVGIDSEAGTTEIAILADDSARPDLVAADLISQAEHDPKAASVLVTDSELLAAAVRVELDRQAALTKHRDRVREALSGPQSGVVLVDNLDQGIAACNAYAAEHLEIMTADAASVAGRIRSAGAIFVGDYSPVSLGDYCAGSNHVLPTSGTAAFSSGLNVTTFLRAIQVVNYTRAALEEVSGHIVSLAGAEDLPAHGEAVTARFAGGA
- the nrdR gene encoding transcriptional regulator NrdR, with translation MYCPFCRNPDSRVVDSRIADDGSAIRRRRQCPECGRRFTTVETTSLSVIKRSGVGEPFSRSKIINGVRKACQGRPVTEDDLAMLAQEVEETIRAAGAAEIDAHEVGLAILNPLQRLDEVAYLRFASVYQAFESLEDFEAAISLLRHEAESKAREGQSQQKSPL
- the ppgK gene encoding polyphosphate--glucose phosphotransferase, translated to MAKKDEKSTKNTTLIGIDIGGTGIKGGIVDLKKGKLLGERLRIPTPQPSTPESVADVVAQVVADLTARPDAPAPDSPVGVTFPGIIQHGVVHSAANVDKSWLEMDIDALLTARLGRPVEVINDADAAGLAEARFGAGESVKGTVLVITLGTGIGSAFIFDGKLVPNAELGHLEIDGFDAESKASAVARERDGLSWEEYSVLLQRYFSHVEFLFSPELFIVGGGISKRADEYLPRLQLRTPIVPAKLKNDAGIVGAALEIALQHQLAK